In Helianthus annuus cultivar XRQ/B chromosome 3, HanXRQr2.0-SUNRISE, whole genome shotgun sequence, a single window of DNA contains:
- the LOC110897302 gene encoding polygalacturonase, giving the protein MFLKHIALVVPVLLFLLLQYSSAKVTYNVLSFGAKANGRSDSKNAFLKAWNLACASTSPAIIYVPAGRYLIASAVTFAGQACKSKAITFKIYGTLVAPSSYNAIGNSEVWIKFHRVNHVTISGGTLDARGAPLWACKSSGKRCPKGATSLGFYHSQNIVISKLRSLNSQMFHILLYACNNAKIQGVSIVAPGLSPNTDGIHLTSSTGVTVLNSKIATGDDCISMGPGNSNIWIEKVACGPGHGISIGSLGWDLQEAGVQNVTVKSTTFIGTQNGVRIKTWARRSNGFVKNVVFQHSTMVNVQNPIIIDANYCPNKKNCPNHVLGVKISNVVYEDVHGTSATQVAVKFDCSKGKPCSGIRLKDVNLKYRSRPAMSSCSHVAGVVSGLRGFTSCL; this is encoded by the exons ATGTTCCTTAAACATATCGCATTAGTTGTTCCAGTTTTGTTGTTTCTATTGTTACAGTACTCATCAGCAAAAGTTACATACAACGTCCTCAGTTTTGGAGCCAAAGCTAACGGCCGGTCAGACTCAAAAAATGCGTTCCTAAAAGCCTGGAATTTGGCATGTGCCTCCACTAGTCCTGCGATCATTTATGTGCCGGCCGGCAGGTATTTGATTGCGTCGGCAGTCACATTTGCCGGCCAGGCATGTAAGAGCAAAGCCATCACATTCAAGATATATGGTACTTTGGTGGCTCCCTCTAGCTACAATGCTATAGGTAACTCTGAAGTATGGATTAAATTCCACAGGGTTAACCATGTTACCATCTCTGGTGGAACTCTTGATGCCCGAGGTGCTCCTCTATGGGCTTGCAAATCCTCTGGAAAGAGATGTCCTAAAGGAGCTACG TCACTTGGCTTCTACCATTCCCAAAACATAGTGATCAGTAAGTTGAGGTCATTAAACAGCCAAATGTTTCACATCTTGCTCTATGCATGCAACAATGCTAAAATACAAGGAGTGAGCATTGTGGCACCCGGGCTAAGTCCGAACACGGATGGAATCCATTTAACATCATCAACAGGTGTGACCGTCTTGAATTCTAAGATCGCGACTGGAGACGATTGCATCTCAATGGGGCCAGGAAATTCAAATATTTGGATAGAGAAGGTGGCATGTGGCCCAGGTCATGGCATAAG CATTGGGAGTCTAGGGTGGGACTTGCAAGAAGCCGGTGTCCAGAATGTAACCGTAAAAAGCACAACATTTATAGGTACTCAAAATGGTGTAAGGATAAAAACATGGGCGAGGCGAAGCAATGGGTTTGTGAAGAATGTTGTTTTTCAGCATTCAACAATGGTGAACGTGCAAAACCCAATCATAATAGATGCAAATTACTGCCCAAACAAAAAGAACTGCCCCAATCATGTTTTAGGAGTAAAGATCAGCAACGTTGTGTATGAGGATGTGCACGGAACATCAGCAACACAAGTGGCAGTGAAATTTGATTGTAGCAAAGGGAAGCCATGTAGCGGAATCCGACTAAAGGATGTTAACCTCAAATATAGGAGTCGACCAGCGATGTCTTCTTGTTCACATGTTGCCGGTGTTGTTTCTGGATTACGTGGATTTACAAGCTGTCTCTAA